One Actinoplanes missouriensis 431 DNA segment encodes these proteins:
- a CDS encoding small basic family protein, whose amino-acid sequence MIAVLALLAGVLLGIVFHPAVPPELVPYLPIAVVAALDAVFGGVRAKLDGIFDDKQFVVSFISNVLVSALIVYVGDQLGVGGQLSTGVVVVLGVRIFGNVAAIRRHLFRA is encoded by the coding sequence ATGATCGCCGTACTCGCTCTGCTCGCCGGTGTCCTGCTGGGCATCGTGTTCCACCCGGCCGTGCCGCCGGAGCTGGTGCCCTATCTACCGATCGCGGTGGTGGCGGCGCTGGACGCGGTGTTCGGCGGGGTGCGGGCCAAACTGGACGGCATATTCGACGACAAGCAGTTCGTCGTGTCGTTCATATCGAACGTGCTGGTGTCGGCGCTGATCGTCTATGTCGGCGACCAGCTCGGCGTGGGCGGTCAGCTCTCCACGGGTGTCGTGGTCGTGCTCGGTGTGCGCATCTTCGGTAATGTCGCGGCGATCCGCCGGCACCTGTTCCGGG